A window of Ipomoea triloba cultivar NCNSP0323 chromosome 2, ASM357664v1 contains these coding sequences:
- the LOC116010434 gene encoding uncharacterized protein LOC116010434: MIGVRAKLRAGFCMSRRTVAHVCARSPIQSYKKSGSLIRADEKAAEFSSKNSEEMSFNSDGAKPESDQCGGNNRVMVVVDKSLEAKGALQWALSHTVQSQDTVILVNVTKPSKQGGSPNNELDQRRYELLSSMKNMCQTRRPGVHVEILVQEGKEKGPVIVEAAKQQKVSLLVLGQRKRSMMWRLHTMWSGKRVHPKVVNYCIQNANCMTIAVRRKSKKHGGYLITTKRHKDFWLLA, from the exons ATGATTGGTGTGAGAGCTAAGCTGAGGGCAGGTTTCTGCATGAGTCGGCGCACGGTGGCTCACGTTTGTGCCCGCTCGCCTATCCAATCATACAAGAAGTCCGGTAGCCTGATACGAGCTGATGAAAAGGCGGCTGAGTTTTCCAGCAAGAACAGCGAGGAGATGAGCTTCAACAGCGACGGGGCAAAGCCAGAATCTGATCAATGCGGGGGGAATAACAGAGTCATGGTTGTGGTCGATAAGAGCCTCGAAGCCAAAGGCGCTCTGCAATGGGCGCTTTCCCACACTGTTCAAAGCCAGGATACTGTCATACTTGTGAATGTAACCAAGCCATCAAAACAAG GTGGAAGCCCCAACAATGAACTCGATCAAAGGCGCTATGAACTTCTTTCCTCGATGAAAAACATGTGTCAAACAAGAAGACCGGGG GTGCATGTAGAGATACTAGTGCAAGAAGGAAAAGAGAAGGGGCCAGTTATTGTTGAAGCAGCCAAGCAACAGAAGGTGTCTCTGCTGGTTTTGGGACAAAGAAAAAGGTCAATGATGTGGAGACTGCATACCATGTGGTCTGGGAAAAGGGTGCACCCTAAGGTTGTCAATTACTGTATTCAAAATGCCAATTGTATGACAATAGCAGTTAGGAGGAAAAGCAAGAAACATGGAGGATATTTGATTACCACAAAGCGTCACAAGGATTTCTGGCTGCTGGCTTAG